A genomic window from Macaca thibetana thibetana isolate TM-01 chromosome 16, ASM2454274v1, whole genome shotgun sequence includes:
- the WDR81 gene encoding WD repeat-containing protein 81 isoform X2, translating into MQELLRSVERDLSIDPRQLAPAPGGTHVVALVPARWLAGLRDRRLPPGPCPRAEGLGEAEVRTLLQRSVQRLPAGWTRVEVHGLRKRRLSYPLGGGLPFEEGSCGPETLTRFMQEVAAQNYRNLWRHAYHTYGQPYSHSPAPSAVPALDSVRQALQRVYGCPFLPVGETPQCPSYAREGPCPPRGTPACPSLLRAEALLESPEMLYVVHPYVQFSLHDVVTFSPAKLTNSQAKVLFILFRVLRAMDACHRQGLACGALSLHHVAVDEKLCSELRLDLSAYERPEEDENEEAPVARDEAGIVSQGEQGGQPGQPTGQEELRGLVLDWVHGRISNFHYLMQLNRLAGRRQGDPNYHPVLPWVVDFTTPHGRFRDLRKSKFRLNKGDKQLDFTYEMTRQAFVAGGAGGGEPPHVPHHISDVLSDITYYVYKARRTPRSVLCGHVRAQWEPHEYPASMERMQNWTPDECIPEFYTDPSIFRSIHPDMPDLDVPAWCSSSQEFVAAHRALLESREVSRDLHHWIDLTFGYKLQGKEAVKEKNVCLHLVDAHTHLASYGVVQLFDQPHPQRLAGAPALPPEPPLIPKLLVQTIQETTGREDFTENLGQLPNEVGRPVLEATPCEASWTRDRPVAGEDDLEQATEALDSISLAGKAGDQLGSFSGQASPGLLSFSASRPGRRNKAAGADPGEGEEGRILLPEGFNPVQALEELEKTGNFLAKGLGGLLEVPEQPRVQPAVPLQCLLHRDMQALGVLLAEMVFATRVRTLQPDAPLWVRFEAVRGLCTRHPKEVPVSLQPVLDTLLQLSGPKVPMGAERSKLDQLFEYRPVSQGLPPPCPSQLLSPFSSVVPFPPYFPALHRFILLYQARRVEDEAQGRELVFALWQQLGAVLKDITPEGLEILLPFVLSLMSEEHTAVYTAWYLFEPVAKALGPKNANKYLLKPLIGAYESPCQLHGRFYLYTDCFVAQLMVRLGLQAFLTHLLPHVLQVLAGAEASQEESKDLVGAAEEEESGLPGAGPGSCAFGEEIPMDGEPPASSGLGLPDYTSGVSFHDQADLPETEDFQAGLYVTESPQPQEAEAVSLGRLSDKSSTSETSLGEERAPDDGGAPVDKSSLRSGDSSQDLKQSEGSEEEEEEEDGCLGLEEEEGEQEEVTGASELTLSDTVLSMETVVAGGSGGDGEEEEEPLSEQSEGKEQKILLDTACKMVRWLSAKLGPTVASRHVARNLLRLLTSCYVGPTRQQFTVSSGESPPLSAGNIYQKRPVLGDIVSGPVLSCLLHIAHLYGEPVLTYQYLPYISYLVAPGSASGPSRLNSRKEAGLLAAVTLTQKIIVYLSDTTLMDILPRISHEVLLPVLSFLTSLVTGFPSGAQARTILCVKTISLIALICLRIGQEMVQQHLSEPVATFFQIFSQLHELRQQDLKLDPAGRGEDQLPQVVFSDGQQRPVDPALLDELQKVTSSGKSSPTTSWLGSWRGCTWRVSARAVATLPAWSPPCPAPAPSGTPRVGAALRMTATRGPLGASWWGIAFRSLMTLGLRPPDRWAPSRGWVAGAWAAGARTTP; encoded by the exons ATGCAGGAGCTGCTCCGGAGCGTGGAGAGGGACCTGAGCATCGATCCCAGGCAGCTGGCTCCGGCCCCGGGGGGCACCCACGTGGTGGCCCTAGTGCCTGCGCGCTGGCTGGCCGGCCTCCGCGATCGCCGGCTGCCCCCGGGACCCTGTCCCCGCGCAGAGGGCCTGGGAGAAGCGGAAGTCAGGACTCTGCTGCAGCGCTCTGTGCAGAGGCTGCCTGCCGGCTGGACGCGCGTGGAGGTGCATGGGCTGCGGAAGCGGAGACTGTCCTACCCTCTGGGCGGGGGCCTGCCCTTTGAGGAGGGGTCCTGCGGCCCTGAGACGCTCACTCGCTTCATGCAGGAGGTTGCCGCCCAGAATTATCGCAACCTGTGGCGCCATGCATACCACACTTACGGGCAGCCGTATAGTCACAGCCCTGCCCCCTCAGCTGTCCCTGCCTTGGACTCAGTACGGCAGGCTCTGCAGAGGGTCTATGGTTGCCCCTTCCTGCCGGTGGGCGAAACTCCCCAATGCCCATCATATGCCAGAGAAGGCCCCTGTCCCCCTCGGGGCACCCCTGCTTGTCCTAGTCTTCTACGGGCTGAGGCCTTGCTGGAGTCGCCGGAGATGCTGTATGTGGTACACCCTTACGTGCAGTTCTCCCTCCATGACGTGGTCACCTTCAGCCCTGCCAAGCTGACCAACAGCCAGGCCAAGGTGCTGTTCATTCTCTTCCGCGTGCTGAGGGCCATGGATGCCTGTCACCGCCAGGGACTGGCGTGCGGGGCTCTGTCTTTGCATCACGTCGCTGTGGATGAGAAGCTTTGCAGCGAGCTGCGACTGGACCTGAGTGCTTATGAGAGGCCCGAGGAGGACGAGAATGAAGAGGCCCCAGTGGCAAGGGATGAGGCAGGCATTGTGTCTcaaggggagcagggagggcaACCTGGGCAACCCACTGGCCAGGAGGAACTTCGGGGCCTTGTGCTAGATTGGGTGCACGGCCGCATCAGCAACTTCCACTACCTCATGCAGCTGAATCGGTTGGCAGGTCGGCGGCAGGGGGACCCCAACTACCACCCCGTGCTGCCCTGGGTGGTGGACTTCACTACGCCGCATGGGCGCTTCCGAGACCTGCGCAAGTCCAAGTTCCGCCTCAACAAGGGAGATAAACAACTGGACTTCACGTACGAGATGACGCGGCAGGCATTCGTGGCAGGCGGGGCGGGCGGCGGGGAACCCCCTCACGTGCCTCACCACATCTCAGACGTGCTCTCCGACATCACCTACTACGTGTACAAGGCTCGGCGCACGCCTCGGTCGGTGCTGTGCGGCCACGTCCGCGCACAGTGGGAGCCCCATGAGTACCCGGCCAGCATGGAGCGGATGCAGAACTGGACCCCCGATGAGTGTATCCCGGAGTTCTACACCGATCCTTCCATCTTCCGCTCCATCCACCCTGACATGCCTGACCTGGACGTGCCAGCCTGGTGCAGCTCCAGCCAGGAGTTCGTGGCTGCCCACCGAGCCCTGCTGGAGAGCCGCGAGGTGTCCCGGGACCTGCACCATTGGATCGACCTCACGTTTGGCTATAAACTCCAGGGCAAGGAGGCAGTCAAAGAGAAGAATGTGTGTCTGCACCTAGTGGACGCCCACACTCACCTGGCCAGCTACGGGGTGGTGCAGCTCTTCGATCAGCCACACCCCCAGCGCCTGGCTGGGGCTCCTGCCCTTCCCCCTGAGCCTCCCCTCATCCCCAAGCTGTTGGTCCAGACCATCCAGGAGACCACAGGCCGGGAGGACTTCACGGAAAACCTGGGACAGCTTCCAAATGAAGTGGGCCGGCCAGTTTTAGAAGCCACTCCCTGTGAGGCTAGCTGGACCAGAGACAGGCCGGTGGCAGGAGAAGACGACTTGGAACAGGCCACAGAAGCTCTGGATTCCATTTCCCTTGCTGGGAAAGCAGGTGACCAGCTGGGCTCCTTCTCCGGTCAAGCGTCCCCTGGCCTTCtgtctttctcagcctcccgtCCAGGCCGCAGGAATAAAGCTGCTGGGGCAGACCCTGGGGAGGGCGAGGAGGGAAGGATTCTTCTTCCCGAGGGCTTCAATCCCGtgcaggccctggaggagctgGAAAAAACGGGCAACTTCTTGGCCAAAGGCCTAGGGGGCCTGTTGGAGGTGCCTGAGCAGCCCCGGGTCCAGCCGGCTGTGCCACTGCAGTGCCTGCTTCACAGGGACATGCAGGCGTTGGGTGTCCTGTTGGCGGAGATGGTGTTTGCCACCAGGGTGCGGACGCTGCAGCCCGATGCACCTTTGTGGGTACGCTTCGAGGCCGTCCGGGGGCTCTGCACACGCCACCCCAAGGAGGTCCCTGTGTCTTTGCAGCCCGTGCTGGACACACTCCTGCAGCTGAGTGGCCCCAAAGTCCCCATGGGAGCAGAGAGGAGCAAGCTGGACCAACTGTTTGAGTACAGGCCTGTCTCCCAGGgcctgcccccaccctgcccaAGCCAGCTTCTCAGCCCCTTCAGCTCCGTGGTTCCCTTCCCGCCCTACTTCCCGGCGCTGCACAGATTCATCCTCCTGTACCAGGCAAGGCGCGTGGAGGACGAGGCCCAGGGGCGCGAGCTGGTGTTTGCCCTGTGGCagcagctgggcgcagtgctGAAGGACATCACCCCTGAGGGCCTGGAGATCCTGCTGCCCTTCGTGCTGTCACTTATGTCCGAGGAGCACACGGCTGTGTACACTGCCTGGTATCTGTTTGAACCTGTTGCCAAGGCACTGGGCCCCAAAAATGCCAATAAGTACCTCCTGAAGCCTCTCATTGGTGCCTACGAGAGCCCCTGCCAGCTACACGGCCGCTTCTACCTGTACACGGACTGCTTTGTGGCCCAGCTGATGGTGCGGCTGGGCCTGCAGGCCTTTCTCACTCACCTGCTGCCCCATGTCCTGCAGGTGCTGGCGGGCGCGGAGGCCTCCCAGGAGGAGAGCAAGGACCTGGTAGGGGCTGCCGAGGAGGAGGAGAGCGGGCTGCCCGGGGCCGGGCCTGGCTCCTGTGCTTTTGGGGAGGAGATTCCCATGGATGGGGAGCCTCCTGCCTCCTCGGGCCTGGGGCTGCCAGACTACACGTCTGGCGTCAGCTTCCACGACCAGGCTGACCTCCCTGAGACAGAGGACTTCCAGGCCGGGCTCTATGTAACTGAGTCTCCCcagccccaggaggctgaggctgtgagCCTGGGCCGGCTGAGTGACAAGAGCAGCACCAGTGAGACCTCCCTGGGTGAGGAGCGGGCTCCAGATGATGGGGGCGCCCCCGTGGACAAGAGCAGCCTTCGATCAGGCGACAGCAGCCAGGACTTGAAGCAAAGCGAAGGCTccgaggaggaagaggaggaggaggacggcTGCCTGGGgctagaggaggaggagggggagcaggaggaggtcACCGGAGCATCTGAGCTCACTCTGTCTGACACGGTGCTGTCCATGGAGACGGTTGTGGCCGGCGGCAGTGGGGGAgatggggaagaagaggaggagccaCTGTCTGAGCAGTCAGAGGGCAAAGAACAGAAGATCCTCCTTG ATACAGCCTGCAAGATGGTCCGCTGGCTGTCTGCCAAGCTCGGCCCCACAGTGGCTTCTCGCCACGTGGCCCGGAACCTGCTCCGCCTGCTGACGTCTTGTTATGTTG GACCCACTCGGCAGCAGTTCACGGTGAGCAGTGGCGAGAGCCCTCCGCTGAGCGCTGGCAACATCTACCAGAAGAGGCCGGTCCTGGGCGACATCGTGTCAGGGCCGGTGCTCAGCTGCCTCCTCCACATCGCCCACCTGTATGGGGAGCCCGTCCTCACCTACCAGTACCTGCCCTACATCAGCTACCTG GTGGCCCCAGGGAGTGCCTCAGGCCCCAGCCGACTGAACAGCCGTAAGGAGGCAGGGCTGCTGGCCGCAGTGACATTGACTCAGAAGATCATCGTGTACCTCTCAGACACCACGCTCATGGACATCCTGCCCCGGATCAGCCATGAGGTCCTGCTGCCCGtgctcagcttcctcacctccctcGTCACGGG GTTCCCAAGTGGGGCCCAGGCCCGGACTATCTTGTGTGTGAAAACCATCAGCCTCATCGCCCTCATCTGCCTGCGCATCGGACAGGAGATGGTCCAGCAGCACCTGAGCGAGCCTGTGGCCACCTTCTTCCAGATCTTCTCTCAGCTGCATGAGCTTCGGCAACAG GATCTGAAGCTGGACCCCGCGGGCCGTGGTGAGGACCAGCTGCCACAGGTGGTCTTCTCTGATGGGCAGCAGCGGCCCGTGGACCCTGCCCTGCTGGACGAGCTGCAGAAG GTGACATCATCCGGAAAATCATCCCCAACCACGAGCTGGTTGGGGAGCTGGCGGGGCTGTACTTGGAGAGTGTCAGCCCGAGCAGTCGCAACCCTGCCAGCATGGagcccaccgtgcccagcaccgGCCCCGAGTGGGACCCCCAGGGTGGGGGCTGCCCTCAGGATGACGGCCACTCGGGGACCTTTGGGAGCGTCCTGGTGGGGAATCGCATTCAGATCCCTAATGACTCTCGGCCTGAGACCCCCGGACCGCTGGGCCCCATCTCGGGGGTGGGTGGCGGGGGCCTGGGCAGCGGGAGCGAGGACAACGCCCTGA
- the WDR81 gene encoding WD repeat-containing protein 81 isoform X1, which produces MAQGSGGRAGALSTPAGGWHPPPSPDMQELLRSVERDLSIDPRQLAPAPGGTHVVALVPARWLAGLRDRRLPPGPCPRAEGLGEAEVRTLLQRSVQRLPAGWTRVEVHGLRKRRLSYPLGGGLPFEEGSCGPETLTRFMQEVAAQNYRNLWRHAYHTYGQPYSHSPAPSAVPALDSVRQALQRVYGCPFLPVGETPQCPSYAREGPCPPRGTPACPSLLRAEALLESPEMLYVVHPYVQFSLHDVVTFSPAKLTNSQAKVLFILFRVLRAMDACHRQGLACGALSLHHVAVDEKLCSELRLDLSAYERPEEDENEEAPVARDEAGIVSQGEQGGQPGQPTGQEELRGLVLDWVHGRISNFHYLMQLNRLAGRRQGDPNYHPVLPWVVDFTTPHGRFRDLRKSKFRLNKGDKQLDFTYEMTRQAFVAGGAGGGEPPHVPHHISDVLSDITYYVYKARRTPRSVLCGHVRAQWEPHEYPASMERMQNWTPDECIPEFYTDPSIFRSIHPDMPDLDVPAWCSSSQEFVAAHRALLESREVSRDLHHWIDLTFGYKLQGKEAVKEKNVCLHLVDAHTHLASYGVVQLFDQPHPQRLAGAPALPPEPPLIPKLLVQTIQETTGREDFTENLGQLPNEVGRPVLEATPCEASWTRDRPVAGEDDLEQATEALDSISLAGKAGDQLGSFSGQASPGLLSFSASRPGRRNKAAGADPGEGEEGRILLPEGFNPVQALEELEKTGNFLAKGLGGLLEVPEQPRVQPAVPLQCLLHRDMQALGVLLAEMVFATRVRTLQPDAPLWVRFEAVRGLCTRHPKEVPVSLQPVLDTLLQLSGPKVPMGAERSKLDQLFEYRPVSQGLPPPCPSQLLSPFSSVVPFPPYFPALHRFILLYQARRVEDEAQGRELVFALWQQLGAVLKDITPEGLEILLPFVLSLMSEEHTAVYTAWYLFEPVAKALGPKNANKYLLKPLIGAYESPCQLHGRFYLYTDCFVAQLMVRLGLQAFLTHLLPHVLQVLAGAEASQEESKDLVGAAEEEESGLPGAGPGSCAFGEEIPMDGEPPASSGLGLPDYTSGVSFHDQADLPETEDFQAGLYVTESPQPQEAEAVSLGRLSDKSSTSETSLGEERAPDDGGAPVDKSSLRSGDSSQDLKQSEGSEEEEEEEDGCLGLEEEEGEQEEVTGASELTLSDTVLSMETVVAGGSGGDGEEEEEPLSEQSEGKEQKILLDTACKMVRWLSAKLGPTVASRHVARNLLRLLTSCYVGPTRQQFTVSSGESPPLSAGNIYQKRPVLGDIVSGPVLSCLLHIAHLYGEPVLTYQYLPYISYLVAPGSASGPSRLNSRKEAGLLAAVTLTQKIIVYLSDTTLMDILPRISHEVLLPVLSFLTSLVTGFPSGAQARTILCVKTISLIALICLRIGQEMVQQHLSEPVATFFQIFSQLHELRQQDLKLDPAGRGEDQLPQVVFSDGQQRPVDPALLDELQKVFTLEMAYTIYVPFSCLLGDIIRKIIPNHELVGELAGLYLESVSPSSRNPASMEPTVPSTGPEWDPQGGGCPQDDGHSGTFGSVLVGNRIQIPNDSRPETPGPLGPISGVGGGGLGSGSEDNALKQELPRSAHGLSGNWLAYWQYEIGVSQQDAHFHFHQIRLQSFPGHSGAVKCVAPLSSEDFFLSGSKDRTVRLWPLYNYGDGTSETAPRLVYTQHRKSVFFVGQLEAPQHVVSCDGAVHVWDPFTGKTLRTVEPPDSRVPLTAVAVMPAPHTSIAMASSDSTLRFVDCRKPGLQHEFRLGGGLNPGLVRALAVSPSGRSVVAGFSSGFMVLLDTRTGLVLRGWPAHEGDILQIKAVEGSVLVSSSSDHSLTVWKELEQKPTHHYKSASDPIHTFDLYGSEAVTGTVSNKIGVCSLLEPPSQATTKLSSENFRGTLTSLALLPTKRHLLLGSDNGVIRLLA; this is translated from the exons ATGGCCCAGGGCAGCGGGGGGCGGGCAGGCGCTCTCAGCACCCCGGCGGGGGGCTGGCACCCGCCCCCGAGCCCAGACATGCAGGAGCTGCTCCGGAGCGTGGAGAGGGACCTGAGCATCGATCCCAGGCAGCTGGCTCCGGCCCCGGGGGGCACCCACGTGGTGGCCCTAGTGCCTGCGCGCTGGCTGGCCGGCCTCCGCGATCGCCGGCTGCCCCCGGGACCCTGTCCCCGCGCAGAGGGCCTGGGAGAAGCGGAAGTCAGGACTCTGCTGCAGCGCTCTGTGCAGAGGCTGCCTGCCGGCTGGACGCGCGTGGAGGTGCATGGGCTGCGGAAGCGGAGACTGTCCTACCCTCTGGGCGGGGGCCTGCCCTTTGAGGAGGGGTCCTGCGGCCCTGAGACGCTCACTCGCTTCATGCAGGAGGTTGCCGCCCAGAATTATCGCAACCTGTGGCGCCATGCATACCACACTTACGGGCAGCCGTATAGTCACAGCCCTGCCCCCTCAGCTGTCCCTGCCTTGGACTCAGTACGGCAGGCTCTGCAGAGGGTCTATGGTTGCCCCTTCCTGCCGGTGGGCGAAACTCCCCAATGCCCATCATATGCCAGAGAAGGCCCCTGTCCCCCTCGGGGCACCCCTGCTTGTCCTAGTCTTCTACGGGCTGAGGCCTTGCTGGAGTCGCCGGAGATGCTGTATGTGGTACACCCTTACGTGCAGTTCTCCCTCCATGACGTGGTCACCTTCAGCCCTGCCAAGCTGACCAACAGCCAGGCCAAGGTGCTGTTCATTCTCTTCCGCGTGCTGAGGGCCATGGATGCCTGTCACCGCCAGGGACTGGCGTGCGGGGCTCTGTCTTTGCATCACGTCGCTGTGGATGAGAAGCTTTGCAGCGAGCTGCGACTGGACCTGAGTGCTTATGAGAGGCCCGAGGAGGACGAGAATGAAGAGGCCCCAGTGGCAAGGGATGAGGCAGGCATTGTGTCTcaaggggagcagggagggcaACCTGGGCAACCCACTGGCCAGGAGGAACTTCGGGGCCTTGTGCTAGATTGGGTGCACGGCCGCATCAGCAACTTCCACTACCTCATGCAGCTGAATCGGTTGGCAGGTCGGCGGCAGGGGGACCCCAACTACCACCCCGTGCTGCCCTGGGTGGTGGACTTCACTACGCCGCATGGGCGCTTCCGAGACCTGCGCAAGTCCAAGTTCCGCCTCAACAAGGGAGATAAACAACTGGACTTCACGTACGAGATGACGCGGCAGGCATTCGTGGCAGGCGGGGCGGGCGGCGGGGAACCCCCTCACGTGCCTCACCACATCTCAGACGTGCTCTCCGACATCACCTACTACGTGTACAAGGCTCGGCGCACGCCTCGGTCGGTGCTGTGCGGCCACGTCCGCGCACAGTGGGAGCCCCATGAGTACCCGGCCAGCATGGAGCGGATGCAGAACTGGACCCCCGATGAGTGTATCCCGGAGTTCTACACCGATCCTTCCATCTTCCGCTCCATCCACCCTGACATGCCTGACCTGGACGTGCCAGCCTGGTGCAGCTCCAGCCAGGAGTTCGTGGCTGCCCACCGAGCCCTGCTGGAGAGCCGCGAGGTGTCCCGGGACCTGCACCATTGGATCGACCTCACGTTTGGCTATAAACTCCAGGGCAAGGAGGCAGTCAAAGAGAAGAATGTGTGTCTGCACCTAGTGGACGCCCACACTCACCTGGCCAGCTACGGGGTGGTGCAGCTCTTCGATCAGCCACACCCCCAGCGCCTGGCTGGGGCTCCTGCCCTTCCCCCTGAGCCTCCCCTCATCCCCAAGCTGTTGGTCCAGACCATCCAGGAGACCACAGGCCGGGAGGACTTCACGGAAAACCTGGGACAGCTTCCAAATGAAGTGGGCCGGCCAGTTTTAGAAGCCACTCCCTGTGAGGCTAGCTGGACCAGAGACAGGCCGGTGGCAGGAGAAGACGACTTGGAACAGGCCACAGAAGCTCTGGATTCCATTTCCCTTGCTGGGAAAGCAGGTGACCAGCTGGGCTCCTTCTCCGGTCAAGCGTCCCCTGGCCTTCtgtctttctcagcctcccgtCCAGGCCGCAGGAATAAAGCTGCTGGGGCAGACCCTGGGGAGGGCGAGGAGGGAAGGATTCTTCTTCCCGAGGGCTTCAATCCCGtgcaggccctggaggagctgGAAAAAACGGGCAACTTCTTGGCCAAAGGCCTAGGGGGCCTGTTGGAGGTGCCTGAGCAGCCCCGGGTCCAGCCGGCTGTGCCACTGCAGTGCCTGCTTCACAGGGACATGCAGGCGTTGGGTGTCCTGTTGGCGGAGATGGTGTTTGCCACCAGGGTGCGGACGCTGCAGCCCGATGCACCTTTGTGGGTACGCTTCGAGGCCGTCCGGGGGCTCTGCACACGCCACCCCAAGGAGGTCCCTGTGTCTTTGCAGCCCGTGCTGGACACACTCCTGCAGCTGAGTGGCCCCAAAGTCCCCATGGGAGCAGAGAGGAGCAAGCTGGACCAACTGTTTGAGTACAGGCCTGTCTCCCAGGgcctgcccccaccctgcccaAGCCAGCTTCTCAGCCCCTTCAGCTCCGTGGTTCCCTTCCCGCCCTACTTCCCGGCGCTGCACAGATTCATCCTCCTGTACCAGGCAAGGCGCGTGGAGGACGAGGCCCAGGGGCGCGAGCTGGTGTTTGCCCTGTGGCagcagctgggcgcagtgctGAAGGACATCACCCCTGAGGGCCTGGAGATCCTGCTGCCCTTCGTGCTGTCACTTATGTCCGAGGAGCACACGGCTGTGTACACTGCCTGGTATCTGTTTGAACCTGTTGCCAAGGCACTGGGCCCCAAAAATGCCAATAAGTACCTCCTGAAGCCTCTCATTGGTGCCTACGAGAGCCCCTGCCAGCTACACGGCCGCTTCTACCTGTACACGGACTGCTTTGTGGCCCAGCTGATGGTGCGGCTGGGCCTGCAGGCCTTTCTCACTCACCTGCTGCCCCATGTCCTGCAGGTGCTGGCGGGCGCGGAGGCCTCCCAGGAGGAGAGCAAGGACCTGGTAGGGGCTGCCGAGGAGGAGGAGAGCGGGCTGCCCGGGGCCGGGCCTGGCTCCTGTGCTTTTGGGGAGGAGATTCCCATGGATGGGGAGCCTCCTGCCTCCTCGGGCCTGGGGCTGCCAGACTACACGTCTGGCGTCAGCTTCCACGACCAGGCTGACCTCCCTGAGACAGAGGACTTCCAGGCCGGGCTCTATGTAACTGAGTCTCCCcagccccaggaggctgaggctgtgagCCTGGGCCGGCTGAGTGACAAGAGCAGCACCAGTGAGACCTCCCTGGGTGAGGAGCGGGCTCCAGATGATGGGGGCGCCCCCGTGGACAAGAGCAGCCTTCGATCAGGCGACAGCAGCCAGGACTTGAAGCAAAGCGAAGGCTccgaggaggaagaggaggaggaggacggcTGCCTGGGgctagaggaggaggagggggagcaggaggaggtcACCGGAGCATCTGAGCTCACTCTGTCTGACACGGTGCTGTCCATGGAGACGGTTGTGGCCGGCGGCAGTGGGGGAgatggggaagaagaggaggagccaCTGTCTGAGCAGTCAGAGGGCAAAGAACAGAAGATCCTCCTTG ATACAGCCTGCAAGATGGTCCGCTGGCTGTCTGCCAAGCTCGGCCCCACAGTGGCTTCTCGCCACGTGGCCCGGAACCTGCTCCGCCTGCTGACGTCTTGTTATGTTG GACCCACTCGGCAGCAGTTCACGGTGAGCAGTGGCGAGAGCCCTCCGCTGAGCGCTGGCAACATCTACCAGAAGAGGCCGGTCCTGGGCGACATCGTGTCAGGGCCGGTGCTCAGCTGCCTCCTCCACATCGCCCACCTGTATGGGGAGCCCGTCCTCACCTACCAGTACCTGCCCTACATCAGCTACCTG GTGGCCCCAGGGAGTGCCTCAGGCCCCAGCCGACTGAACAGCCGTAAGGAGGCAGGGCTGCTGGCCGCAGTGACATTGACTCAGAAGATCATCGTGTACCTCTCAGACACCACGCTCATGGACATCCTGCCCCGGATCAGCCATGAGGTCCTGCTGCCCGtgctcagcttcctcacctccctcGTCACGGG GTTCCCAAGTGGGGCCCAGGCCCGGACTATCTTGTGTGTGAAAACCATCAGCCTCATCGCCCTCATCTGCCTGCGCATCGGACAGGAGATGGTCCAGCAGCACCTGAGCGAGCCTGTGGCCACCTTCTTCCAGATCTTCTCTCAGCTGCATGAGCTTCGGCAACAG GATCTGAAGCTGGACCCCGCGGGCCGTGGTGAGGACCAGCTGCCACAGGTGGTCTTCTCTGATGGGCAGCAGCGGCCCGTGGACCCTGCCCTGCTGGACGAGCTGCAGAAGGTGTTCACCCTGGAGATGGCGTACACAATCTACGTGCCCTTCTCCTGCCTGTTGG GTGACATCATCCGGAAAATCATCCCCAACCACGAGCTGGTTGGGGAGCTGGCGGGGCTGTACTTGGAGAGTGTCAGCCCGAGCAGTCGCAACCCTGCCAGCATGGagcccaccgtgcccagcaccgGCCCCGAGTGGGACCCCCAGGGTGGGGGCTGCCCTCAGGATGACGGCCACTCGGGGACCTTTGGGAGCGTCCTGGTGGGGAATCGCATTCAGATCCCTAATGACTCTCGGCCTGAGACCCCCGGACCGCTGGGCCCCATCTCGGGGGTGGGTGGCGGGGGCCTGGGCAGCGGGAGCGAGGACAACGCCCTGAAGCAGGAGCTGCCGCGGAGCGCCCACGGGCTGAGCGGAAACTGGCTGGCGTACTGGCAGTACGAGATCGGCGTGAGCCAGCAGGACGCCCACTTTCACTTCCACCAGATCCGCCTGCAGAGCTTCCCGGGCCACTCGGGGGCCGTCAAGTGTGTGGCCCCCCTGAGCAGCGAGGACTTCTTCCTGAGCGGCAGCAAGGATCGAACCGTGCGCCTCTGGCCGCTGTACAACTACGGCGACGGGACCAGCGAGACGGCCCCCCGTCTCGTCTACACCCAGCACCGCAAAAGCGTCTTCTTCGTGGGCCAGCTCGAGGCCCCGCAGCACGTGGTGAGCTGTGACGGGGCTGTGCACGTCTGGGACCCCTTCACAG GGAAGACCCTTCGCACAGTGGAGCCGCCGGACAGCCGGGTGCCTCTGACCGCGGTGGCTGTCATGCCCGCCCCCCACACCAGCATCGCCATGGCCAGCTCTGACTCTACCCTGCGCTTTGTGGACTGCAGGAAGCCGGGTCTGCAG CACGAGTTCCGGCTGGGCGGTGGGCTGAACCCGGGGCTTGTCCGCGCCCTGGCCGTCAGCCCTAGTGGCCGTAGCGTCGTGGCCGGCTTCTCCTCGGGCTTCATGGTGCTCCTGGACACCCGCACGGGCCTGGTTCTGCGAGGCTGGCCAGCCCACGAGGGGGACATTCTGCAGATCAAG GCGGTGGAGGGCAGCGTCCTGGTCAGCTCCTCCTCTGACCATTCCTTGACCGTCTGGAAGGAGCTGGAGCAGAAACCCACCCATCACTATAAGTCAGCGTCCGACCCCATCCACACCTTTGACCTGTACGGCAGCGAGGCGGTCACCGGCACTGTGTCCAACAAGATTGGCGTCTGCTCCCTGCTTGAGCCGCCCTCCCAGGCCACCACGAAGCTGAGCTCTGAGAACTTCCGCGGCACGCTCACCAGCCTGGCCCTGCTGCCCACCAAACGCCACCTCCTGCTGGGCTC